Proteins co-encoded in one Meiothermus sp. genomic window:
- a CDS encoding phosphoglucomutase/phosphomannomutase family protein has product MEKATEAVSTPSKTIIKFGTDGWRAIIGDQFTFDNVARVAQAYAEYLLEHQGKKVVVGYDTRFMAHRFAQRAAEVLAANGLEVYLSKSYLPTPVLSFAVKHLQADGGVMITASHNPAEYLGFKIKGSYGGAATPALVAEVEKHLGAAPKTTSATVHSLDVRKAYYDFLAQQLDLEALRGYTGVMYHDSMGGAGAGWLAGFVKHVGLKLELRELHAVPDPMFYGVNPEPIPQNLFTVITVLKAEDNPTFAAVNDGDADRIGAVLAGGINFNSHQIFAVLLKHLHRKGYRGRVVKTFSTSVVIDKLAHKLGLELLVTPIGFKYITDEMLKGDVLIGGEESGGIGVVGHIPERDGLMNALLLLESIVHTGKSLGEQFAEIEAEVGFKHAYDRIDLHLPSMEQLKEVMAKVQTPKPIAGQQVSDTENLDGIKWLFGDAGWLLFRASGTEPVLRIYCEAQEEKTVKAVLAEAKKLVGL; this is encoded by the coding sequence ATGGAAAAGGCAACAGAAGCCGTCAGCACCCCATCAAAAACCATCATCAAGTTCGGCACCGACGGCTGGCGGGCCATTATTGGCGACCAATTCACCTTCGATAATGTGGCTCGCGTAGCCCAGGCCTACGCTGAATACCTCCTGGAGCACCAGGGCAAGAAAGTGGTGGTGGGCTACGATACCCGCTTCATGGCCCATCGCTTTGCTCAAAGAGCTGCCGAGGTTCTGGCCGCCAATGGGCTCGAGGTCTACCTTTCCAAATCGTACCTTCCCACCCCAGTGCTGTCTTTTGCCGTTAAGCACTTGCAGGCCGATGGCGGCGTCATGATTACGGCGAGCCACAACCCGGCCGAGTATCTCGGATTCAAAATCAAGGGCAGCTACGGCGGTGCGGCCACCCCAGCACTGGTAGCCGAAGTGGAAAAGCACCTGGGGGCAGCACCCAAAACAACCAGCGCAACCGTGCACAGCCTGGATGTGCGAAAAGCCTACTACGACTTTCTGGCTCAGCAGCTAGACCTGGAGGCCCTGCGCGGTTACACCGGGGTGATGTACCACGACAGCATGGGCGGGGCAGGGGCGGGCTGGCTGGCAGGTTTCGTTAAGCACGTGGGATTAAAGCTCGAGCTGCGTGAGCTACACGCTGTACCCGACCCCATGTTCTATGGTGTGAACCCCGAGCCCATCCCGCAAAACCTGTTCACCGTCATAACCGTGCTAAAGGCCGAGGATAACCCCACCTTTGCAGCCGTAAACGACGGCGATGCCGATCGCATTGGCGCTGTGCTGGCAGGCGGGATCAACTTCAACAGTCATCAAATTTTTGCAGTACTACTCAAACACCTGCACCGCAAGGGATACCGTGGCCGGGTAGTCAAAACCTTCTCTACTTCTGTAGTCATTGACAAGCTCGCGCATAAGCTGGGTCTGGAGTTGCTGGTCACGCCCATCGGCTTCAAATACATCACCGATGAGATGCTAAAAGGCGATGTCCTGATTGGGGGTGAGGAGTCGGGCGGTATTGGAGTAGTCGGGCACATACCCGAGCGCGACGGCCTCATGAACGCCTTGTTGCTTCTGGAGTCCATTGTACATACTGGAAAAAGCCTGGGAGAGCAGTTTGCCGAAATTGAGGCCGAGGTGGGTTTCAAACACGCCTATGACCGCATCGACTTACACCTACCCTCGATGGAGCAACTCAAGGAAGTCATGGCCAAGGTACAAACCCCAAAACCTATTGCAGGGCAGCAGGTGAGCGATACCGAGAATCTGGACGGCATAAAGTGGCTTTTTGGTGATGCCGGTTGGCTGTTGTTCAGGGCCTCCGGTACCGAGCCTGTACTGCGCATTTATTGCGAGGCCCAGGAAGAAAAAACTGTAAAAGCCGTTCTTGCCGAAGCCAAAAAACTGGTAGGTTTATAG
- a CDS encoding SDR family NAD(P)-dependent oxidoreductase produces MDFQGKVVIVTGGASGMGEATAREFARAGAHVTILDRNEARARQVAAEIGARVRIGDVSDSAFCNQVVADTLAQYGRLDVLVNAAGIIVRASGVETSDEQWQRVMAVNVSGTFFMCRAAIRAMQPQRSGAIVNFGSIWGDLGAAGVAAYCASKGAVHNLTRALALDHAKDGIRINAVCPGEVNTPMLQSERKEPVTPELLQRLAETVPMGRLADPVEIAQVVLFLASDKASYMTGSLVLVDAGYAAR; encoded by the coding sequence GTGGATTTCCAGGGAAAAGTGGTGATCGTAACCGGAGGAGCCTCGGGCATGGGCGAGGCCACAGCCAGAGAGTTTGCCAGGGCCGGAGCCCATGTAACAATTCTGGATCGCAACGAGGCGCGGGCCCGCCAGGTGGCCGCCGAAATCGGCGCACGGGTACGGATTGGGGACGTAAGCGACTCGGCCTTCTGCAACCAGGTGGTCGCCGATACCCTCGCCCAGTACGGGCGGCTCGACGTGCTGGTCAATGCGGCTGGCATTATCGTGCGGGCCAGCGGCGTGGAGACCAGCGACGAGCAGTGGCAGCGGGTCATGGCGGTAAACGTGAGCGGCACATTTTTTATGTGCCGGGCCGCTATCCGGGCCATGCAGCCCCAGCGTAGCGGGGCCATCGTCAACTTTGGCTCGATCTGGGGCGACCTGGGGGCGGCGGGGGTGGCGGCCTACTGTGCGAGCAAGGGGGCCGTGCACAACCTCACCCGCGCCCTGGCCCTCGACCACGCCAAAGACGGCATCCGCATCAACGCGGTCTGCCCCGGCGAGGTCAACACCCCCATGCTTCAGTCCGAACGCAAGGAACCCGTTACCCCCGAACTGCTGCAACGCCTGGCCGAGACCGTGCCCATGGGCCGCCTGGCCGACCCCGTAGAAATCGCCCAGGTGGTGCTCTTTCTGGCCTCCGATAAAGCCAGCTACATGACCGGCTCGCTGGTGCTGGTGGATGCGGGGTACGCGGCCCGATGA
- a CDS encoding Re/Si-specific NAD(P)(+) transhydrogenase subunit alpha: MVLIAVPKETAPGERRVALTPEVVGRLRKEGWGVRLEANAGAQAYFSDEAYRNAGAEVVTRDQLFQGAQVVFTVQPLEEADLARLEPGTVVAGLMYPHRNPARVQAMASGRISALAMELIPRITRAQSMDVLSSQATVAGYVAALIAARESSRFFPMLTTAAGTIRPAKVMVMGVGVAGLQAIATARRLGANVWAYDVRKAAAEQALSLGAKVIELPISAEGEGGYARELTEEEKKIQHEALAKEVGSMDAVITTAQIPGRKAPILITKDMAERMSPGAVIVDLAAESGGNCELTKPGETLELNGVKIVGPLNLPSALSVHASEMYAKNLYNLSKLLIKDGQLAPDWSDEILAGALLTHQGEITHAPTRALVGGA, from the coding sequence ATGGTCTTGATCGCTGTTCCCAAAGAGACGGCTCCAGGCGAACGCCGGGTCGCGCTTACGCCCGAGGTGGTGGGTCGCTTGCGCAAAGAAGGCTGGGGTGTGCGGCTCGAGGCAAATGCAGGTGCCCAGGCCTACTTTAGCGATGAGGCCTACCGCAATGCCGGGGCCGAAGTAGTCACCAGAGACCAGCTTTTCCAGGGGGCTCAGGTGGTGTTTACCGTGCAGCCGCTGGAAGAGGCCGACCTGGCCCGGCTCGAGCCCGGCACCGTTGTGGCGGGCCTGATGTACCCCCACCGCAACCCGGCGCGGGTGCAGGCCATGGCCTCGGGTCGGATCTCCGCCCTGGCCATGGAGCTGATACCCCGCATCACCCGGGCTCAGAGCATGGACGTGCTCTCGTCCCAGGCCACCGTGGCCGGGTATGTGGCGGCCCTGATCGCGGCCCGCGAGAGCAGCCGCTTCTTCCCCATGCTGACCACCGCCGCCGGCACCATCCGCCCGGCTAAGGTAATGGTAATGGGAGTGGGGGTGGCGGGCTTGCAGGCCATCGCCACGGCGCGCCGCCTGGGGGCCAATGTCTGGGCCTACGACGTGCGCAAGGCCGCTGCCGAGCAGGCCCTCTCGCTGGGGGCCAAGGTCATCGAGCTACCCATCAGCGCCGAGGGCGAGGGGGGGTATGCCCGCGAGCTCACCGAGGAGGAAAAGAAAATCCAGCACGAGGCCCTGGCCAAAGAGGTCGGCAGCATGGATGCCGTCATCACCACCGCCCAGATTCCGGGCCGCAAGGCGCCCATCCTGATTACCAAAGACATGGCCGAGCGCATGAGCCCCGGCGCCGTCATCGTGGATCTGGCCGCCGAGTCGGGGGGCAACTGCGAGCTGACCAAGCCCGGAGAGACCCTCGAGCTGAACGGCGTGAAGATTGTGGGGCCCCTGAACCTGCCCAGCGCGCTCTCGGTGCACGCCAGCGAGATGTACGCCAAAAACCTCTACAACCTTTCCAAGCTCCTCATCAAAGACGGGCAGCTCGCGCCCGACTGGAGCGACGAAATTCTGGCGGGGGCTCTTCTCACCCACCAAGGCGAGATTACCCATGCGCCCACCAGGGCGCTCGTAGGAGGTGCGTGA
- a CDS encoding NAD(P) transhydrogenase subunit alpha has translation MDSTWAALYIFLLAAFTGYEVISRVPVILHTPLMSGSNFIHGIVVVGAMVVLGHAETPLEQAIGFFGVILGAANAAGGYAVTERMLEMFERKPKGGQ, from the coding sequence ATGGACTCTACCTGGGCTGCACTGTACATCTTCTTGTTGGCGGCTTTTACCGGATACGAAGTGATTAGCCGGGTGCCGGTGATTCTGCACACCCCCCTGATGTCCGGCTCCAACTTCATCCACGGGATTGTGGTGGTGGGGGCCATGGTGGTGCTGGGCCATGCCGAGACCCCTTTGGAACAGGCCATCGGCTTTTTCGGGGTGATTCTGGGCGCGGCCAACGCCGCCGGCGGCTACGCCGTAACCGAGCGGATGCTGGAAATGTTTGAGCGGAAGCCGAAGGGAGGTCAGTAG
- a CDS encoding NAD(P)(+) transhydrogenase (Re/Si-specific) subunit beta: MENFVQLIYFVTAFLFILGLKRMSSPNTARSGVVWAGVAMVAATLVTFFVPGLHNQGLMILAVVVGTVVAWIAAKRVQMTDMPQMVAIYNGMGGGAAGAIAAVELLRGEFGEAQGLKLLAILGALIGSVSFTGSLIAFAKLQGLMSSRPIQFPAQKLVNAAVGVGALLLALLVLFTQSGPLILVFFLLALGFGVLMTLPIGGGDMPVVISLYNAFTGLAVGFEGFAIGNAALIVAGTVVGAAGTLLTLLMAKAMNRSLWSVLVGGFGVEQDSGEVKGSLKPIDLEDAAVMLAYASKVIFVPGYGMAVAQAQHKLRELADVLESKGIEVKFAIHPVAGRMPGHMNVLLAEAGVAYEKLYDLEDINPEFPQADVAVVIGANDVVNPAARRKGSPLYGMPILEVDKAKNAIVIKRGQGKGFAGVENELFYADNTRMLYGDAQNVLGQLVQSLKKL; this comes from the coding sequence ATGGAAAACTTCGTTCAGCTCATTTACTTCGTTACGGCCTTCCTCTTCATCCTGGGCCTGAAGCGTATGTCCTCGCCCAACACCGCCCGCAGCGGGGTGGTCTGGGCCGGGGTGGCCATGGTGGCGGCCACATTGGTGACGTTTTTTGTGCCCGGCCTGCACAACCAGGGTCTGATGATTCTGGCGGTGGTGGTCGGCACGGTGGTGGCCTGGATTGCCGCCAAGCGGGTACAGATGACCGATATGCCGCAGATGGTGGCCATCTACAACGGCATGGGAGGTGGAGCAGCCGGGGCCATCGCGGCGGTCGAGCTTTTGCGCGGGGAGTTTGGCGAGGCCCAGGGGCTCAAACTCCTGGCTATCCTGGGGGCTCTGATCGGCTCGGTCTCCTTTACCGGCAGCCTGATTGCCTTCGCCAAGCTCCAGGGCCTGATGTCGAGCCGGCCCATCCAGTTCCCGGCGCAAAAACTGGTCAATGCGGCGGTGGGGGTGGGGGCCTTGCTGCTGGCCCTGCTGGTGCTCTTCACCCAGTCGGGGCCGCTCATTCTGGTCTTCTTCCTGCTGGCTTTGGGTTTTGGGGTGCTGATGACCCTGCCCATCGGGGGCGGGGATATGCCGGTGGTGATCTCCCTCTACAACGCCTTCACCGGCCTGGCGGTGGGCTTCGAAGGCTTTGCCATCGGCAACGCCGCGCTGATCGTGGCCGGTACGGTGGTGGGGGCCGCCGGTACCCTGCTCACCCTCCTGATGGCCAAGGCCATGAACCGCAGCCTCTGGAGCGTGCTGGTGGGCGGCTTTGGCGTGGAGCAGGACAGCGGTGAGGTCAAGGGCAGCCTCAAGCCGATTGACCTCGAGGACGCCGCGGTGATGCTGGCTTATGCTTCCAAGGTCATCTTCGTGCCCGGCTACGGGATGGCGGTGGCCCAGGCCCAGCACAAACTGCGCGAGCTGGCGGACGTGCTCGAGTCCAAGGGTATCGAGGTTAAGTTTGCCATCCACCCGGTAGCAGGCCGCATGCCCGGCCACATGAACGTGCTGCTGGCCGAGGCCGGGGTGGCTTACGAAAAGCTCTACGACCTGGAAGACATCAACCCCGAGTTCCCCCAGGCCGATGTGGCGGTGGTGATCGGGGCCAACGACGTGGTCAACCCGGCCGCTCGGCGCAAGGGCTCGCCCCTGTACGGCATGCCGATTCTGGAAGTGGACAAGGCCAAGAACGCCATTGTCATCAAGCGTGGGCAGGGCAAGGGCTTTGCCGGTGTAGAAAACGAACTGTTTTATGCCGACAACACCCGGATGCTGTACGGCGATGCACAAAACGTGCTGGGACAACTGGTGCAGTCCCTCAAGAAGCTCTAG
- a CDS encoding aldo/keto reductase, which produces MEYRNLGRTGVKVAPLALGTDNILNPTPEAEAKKMILRAIEAGINLIDTANSYMQGEAERVIGQTLKESGLRDQVLIATKAHYPTGPGPNDRGNSRLHLLRACEDSLKRLQTDHIDLYQLHRPVFDMPIDETLAALNDLVRQGKVRYIGSSTAPAWKVLEGILVSELKGYVRFVSEQPPYNLLDRRIENELVPMAQAYNLALLPWSPLAMGMLAGRYAEENIRPEGSRAHLRGGIYAERVTPRAVEVGNRFVKLAREAGYDPAQLAVLWVKDQPGITAPIIGPRSVGQLEHLLPVLDMKLPEDIRIACDGLVPPGSAVANFHNSAPWMKMQI; this is translated from the coding sequence ATGGAATACCGCAATCTGGGTCGAACCGGCGTTAAAGTAGCGCCTCTGGCCCTGGGAACCGATAACATCCTGAACCCCACCCCCGAGGCCGAGGCCAAAAAGATGATTCTGCGGGCCATCGAGGCCGGTATTAACCTGATTGATACCGCCAACAGCTATATGCAGGGCGAGGCCGAACGGGTAATTGGGCAGACCCTCAAGGAAAGTGGCCTGCGCGACCAGGTGCTCATCGCCACCAAGGCCCACTACCCCACCGGCCCCGGCCCCAACGACCGAGGGAACTCGAGGCTCCACCTCCTGCGGGCCTGTGAAGACTCGCTCAAGCGCCTGCAAACCGACCACATCGACCTTTATCAGCTTCACCGCCCGGTCTTCGATATGCCCATTGACGAAACGCTTGCGGCCCTGAACGACCTGGTACGACAGGGCAAGGTGCGCTACATCGGCAGCTCCACCGCCCCGGCCTGGAAGGTGCTGGAAGGCATTCTGGTGAGCGAGCTGAAGGGCTACGTGCGCTTTGTCTCGGAACAGCCGCCCTACAACCTGCTGGATCGGCGCATCGAGAACGAGCTGGTTCCCATGGCCCAGGCATATAACCTGGCTCTGCTGCCCTGGTCGCCGCTGGCCATGGGCATGCTGGCCGGGCGCTATGCCGAGGAAAACATTCGTCCCGAGGGTTCCCGGGCCCACCTGCGGGGTGGGATCTATGCCGAGCGGGTCACGCCCAGGGCGGTGGAGGTGGGCAACCGCTTTGTCAAGCTAGCCCGCGAGGCCGGCTACGATCCTGCCCAACTGGCCGTGCTATGGGTCAAGGATCAGCCCGGTATCACCGCGCCCATCATCGGGCCCAGGAGTGTGGGACAGCTCGAGCACCTGCTACCTGTACTGGACATGAAGCTCCCGGAAGACATCCGAATAGCCTGCGATGGGCTGGTTCCGCCCGGCAGCGCCGTGGCCAACTTTCATAACTCCGCCCCGTGGATGAAAATGCAGATTTGA